A section of the Mesorhizobium loti genome encodes:
- the gmd gene encoding GDP-mannose 4,6-dehydratase — translation MADKVALITGVTGQDGAYLARLLLAKGYIVHGVKRRSSSFNTERIDDIYVDPHERDISFFLHHGDLTDATNLIRLVQETRPSEIYNLGAQSHVQVSFETPEYTANADALGTLRLLEAIRILRLEKTVRFYQASTSELYGKTLEVPQRETTPFRPCSPYAAAKLYAYWATVNYREAYGMFAANGILFNHESPVRGETFVTRKITRAVASIHHGRQETLYLGNIDVRRDWGHARDYVEGIWRILQHDEADDFVLATGEAHSVREFAELAFAETGRTILWQGHGVDEIGIDAGSGAVLVRIDPRYFRPAEVDLLVGDPSKARTRLGWSHVTGFKDLVAEMVRSDLARADNRPSGRS, via the coding sequence ATGGCGGACAAAGTGGCCCTCATAACCGGGGTAACCGGCCAGGACGGGGCCTATCTCGCGCGGTTGCTGCTGGCGAAGGGCTATATCGTCCATGGCGTCAAGCGCCGTTCGTCCTCGTTCAACACCGAGCGTATCGACGATATCTATGTCGACCCGCATGAACGCGATATCAGCTTCTTCCTGCACCATGGCGATCTTACCGACGCCACGAACCTGATCCGGCTGGTGCAAGAGACGCGGCCCAGCGAAATCTACAATCTGGGCGCCCAGAGCCATGTCCAGGTCAGTTTCGAGACACCTGAATACACGGCCAATGCCGATGCCCTGGGAACGCTCAGGCTGCTTGAGGCAATCCGCATCCTGCGCCTGGAAAAGACCGTGCGCTTCTACCAGGCCTCGACTTCGGAACTTTACGGCAAGACCCTCGAGGTGCCGCAGCGCGAGACGACGCCCTTCCGTCCCTGCTCACCCTATGCGGCCGCCAAGCTCTATGCCTACTGGGCGACGGTAAACTATCGCGAGGCCTACGGCATGTTCGCGGCCAACGGCATCCTGTTCAACCATGAGAGCCCGGTTCGCGGCGAAACCTTCGTGACCCGCAAGATCACGCGAGCAGTTGCCTCGATCCACCATGGCCGCCAGGAAACGCTCTATCTCGGCAACATCGATGTCAGGCGCGACTGGGGTCATGCACGCGACTATGTCGAGGGCATTTGGCGTATCCTGCAGCACGACGAGGCCGACGATTTCGTGCTGGCGACCGGCGAGGCGCACTCAGTGCGCGAATTCGCCGAACTGGCCTTTGCCGAGACCGGAAGGACCATTCTCTGGCAGGGGCACGGTGTGGACGAGATTGGCATCGACGCAGGCTCAGGCGCCGTTCTGGTGCGTATCGATCCGCGCTATTTCAGGCCGGCGGAAGTCGACCTGCTTGTCGGCGACCCGTCCAAGGCCAGGACCAGGCTCGGCTGGTCGCATGTGACCGGGTTCAAGGACCTGGTGGCGGAGATGGTGCGGTCGGATCTGGCACGCGCCGACAACAGGCCCAGTGGCCGTTCCTGA